From Draconibacterium halophilum, one genomic window encodes:
- a CDS encoding mechanosensitive ion channel family protein → MENLENAIQIVTEKLSGWANEFIAMLPNFAIAILIVVIFYLFSRLFAKLLRTTLLKLTSNLAVVKLIASFSRIAIMTAAVFIALGILELEKTVTSLLAGLGIVGLAIGFAFKDAIANFWREYTLRLKAPLMLAIL, encoded by the coding sequence ATGGAGAACCTTGAAAATGCCATACAAATTGTAACTGAGAAACTCTCGGGCTGGGCAAATGAATTTATTGCAATGCTACCCAACTTTGCAATTGCAATATTAATCGTAGTTATTTTTTACCTTTTTTCACGGCTTTTCGCCAAATTACTGCGTACTACCCTATTAAAATTAACCAGCAATTTAGCTGTTGTAAAATTAATAGCATCGTTTTCACGCATTGCAATTATGACCGCCGCAGTATTTATAGCGCTGGGAATACTGGAGCTTGAAAAAACGGTAACCTCGCTTCTGGCAGGATTGGGAATTGTTGGACTGGCCATAGGTTTTGCATTTAAAGATGCTATAGCCAATTTTTGGCGGGAATATACATTACGTTTAAAAGCACCGTTAATGTTGGCGATATTGTAG
- a CDS encoding mechanosensitive ion channel family protein yields MAGIYITFKSTVNVGDIVEFGDHMGPVKSIGLRAVKIDTFQGQEVVIPNRLIFEDIYKHYTVNKVRRIDLNVGISYGEDLQKVEDITLQAIKKIDYLMNTKPIDLYFLEFGDSSINFVIRYWVNFQKQTDYLQALSDGIKNIKSAYDANDITIPFPIRSLDFGIKGGKTLTEVMPGEKNK; encoded by the coding sequence TTGGCGGGAATATACATTACGTTTAAAAGCACCGTTAATGTTGGCGATATTGTAGAATTTGGTGACCATATGGGGCCAGTAAAATCCATTGGATTACGTGCTGTAAAAATCGATACTTTCCAGGGGCAGGAAGTGGTTATTCCAAACCGCCTGATTTTTGAAGACATTTATAAACATTATACCGTAAATAAGGTACGTCGTATCGATTTAAATGTAGGAATCAGTTATGGCGAGGATTTGCAAAAAGTGGAAGACATAACCCTGCAAGCCATTAAGAAAATAGATTACCTGATGAATACGAAACCCATTGATCTGTATTTCCTGGAGTTTGGCGACAGTTCCATAAATTTTGTAATCAGGTACTGGGTAAACTTTCAGAAGCAAACCGATTACCTGCAGGCCTTAAGTGATGGAATAAAAAATATTAAATCGGCTTACGATGCCAACGACATTACCATCCCATTCCCAATTCGTTCACTCGATTTTGGAATTAAAGGTGGCAAAACGTTAACAGAAGTAATGCCCGGAGAAAAGAACAAATAA
- a CDS encoding hemerythrin domain-containing protein produces MNEITITKALTNHHNEMRDLIEEIKKDKSQYILLKKHLDVHHELEEDLLLRILNNNKDVKDESLESQEEHFVLNMLLLDLADFPKNNPRWMIKFKVFVEILEHHLSEEEEDLFPEAEEYLSEKQQKESGKQFQELKAQRLSAALETKPQESMH; encoded by the coding sequence ATGAACGAAATAACAATAACAAAAGCACTTACAAATCACCACAACGAAATGCGTGATTTAATTGAAGAAATTAAAAAAGATAAATCGCAATATATTCTATTAAAAAAGCACCTTGATGTGCATCACGAACTGGAAGAAGATCTTTTACTGCGTATTTTGAATAATAACAAGGACGTAAAAGATGAATCGCTGGAATCGCAAGAGGAGCATTTTGTTCTAAACATGCTTTTACTCGACCTTGCTGATTTCCCGAAAAACAATCCACGCTGGATGATAAAGTTTAAAGTATTTGTAGAAATTCTTGAACATCACCTTAGCGAAGAGGAGGAAGATCTATTTCCCGAGGCAGAAGAATACCTGTCGGAAAAGCAACAAAAGGAGTCGGGGAAACAATTTCAGGAACTGAAAGCGCAACGACTGTCGGCTGCACTTGAAACAAAACCACAGGAATCGATGCATTAA